The genomic stretch CTCTCGGTATGCAGCATTTTTTATTCTTTTCTCTTTCCGTTTCTTGGCTACATCCCGGTACTCCTTCCTTTTGGCAAAAAGGATGGCTTTGGCAGTGTCCTTATCTTCATGGACCTCACTGTCTTTGAAATAGACAGCTTTGGCAGAGTAAAAGCTGTTAGTCCATTGTTTTGTACCTTTGGCCCCCTCATTGGGGATAAAACCCTTTTTAGCCCATTGCAGGGCCGTTAATATTTCCATATTGCTCCCTTTCTATTATATATTATTTAAGTTCGAAGATTCTGTTGATGGTGTCAGCTAATTTATCATTGATGATTTTCGAGTTCCAACTGTCAAATTCAAGAATAATACCAACTTGTCTGGAACCGCCGGAGTCTGTATAAGACCTGCCCATTGTGATATTTACAGGCAGGTTCTCCTCTTTGGCTACCTCTATAAAAGCGTTTGCCAGTTTTTTTAACATTTCACATCTTATCAACATAGTATTTTCGGATTAGTGATTATGAATTGACAGCCATGAAGAAACCGGCATTATTATACTGTTGCCTGATTTCTGCGGATGTAAGAATATGATACTTGGTATACAACTCAGCATTGAACAAGTCAACCTGAATACAATACTCCACGATTTTCTCCACTTCTTCCGGAGAGAGTGCCCAATAGTCCGCTACTCTGCAAAGCATATTCTTACACCAATACAATGAATGATTTCCTGTACGGAATATCTCATTTTCTATATAATCATAAACCGCATATCCATTACATCCATATACAGTTTTCAGATCACTAACTTTGGTTTCATGCAACTGTGATGTCCTTTTATAACAAGGCAGGAATGGAATAATCTTATTGTCTGAAATAACGGATTTCATAATGTCTTTTATTTAAATTTCGGTAATAAGGATGCAGTTCAGATTCTTATTGAATTCTGAACAAAAGATTGTTGCTGCAAAAAATTATACTCTTGCAGGTATATCGTATCTTTTACGTATTTTTTTTACGTAATTGAAAACAGTCTTTTCACAGACTTTTGGAAAAGAGGGATTATTCTCCTTTAGATATTCATGAATCTGGGTGGAAGAATAATAAGGACAGGTTATCAGCAAATGCTTAACTGACTCCTCATAAGGATCGAGACGGCAGGAATAAGAAGGGCGCGGACGATTGCCATGTTGAAGAAGCTCATCAACATTTAATCGGGAAAGCCGCATGACTCTGCCGGGAGGAAGTTGCAGCTTCTTTGCTATTTGAGAACGGCTCAAGCCAAGAAGTCGAAGTTCGGCAATGTTATGCCAGTCGTGGTAGTCTTCTGTAATCTTTTTTGCATCCATTTTCTACATAAATATAGTTTTCGTAAAGTGAAATATTTAATGTTACGAAAAAGTGATGCGGCAAAGTTACGAGTTACAGCTGAGACTCCTGGAACCGATGCGTGTCGGCAGGTACATCCTTCCGCGCAACTCCCTTGTCACGGGAGAGGGACGCATACAGGGCGAAAGGCTCGGAATCGGAATTGTGCAAGTGGAACACGACGGCACTATCATCCCCGTGGAGCTTGCCGTGTATGACAACGACGGGCAGGAAGGCGTCTTCATTCCCGGCTCGATGGAGGCGAATGCCGTCAAGGAGGTGGCGGCCAATCTGGGACAGAACCTCGGCACGAGCATATCCATCACCAACCAGTCCGCCGGCGACCAGCTGCTGTCCGAACTCGGCAAGGGTGCCATTCAGGGAGTGTCGCAGTACATTTCCCGGAAGATGCGCGAGGAAAAGGTACACCTCAAGTCCGGCTATACCCTGATGCTTTACCAGAATGACAACCGATAACAATAACCCATTAAAAATTCAAGAAGTATGAAAAAGTTTTTTGTAATGCTTGCCCTTATGGCGGGCGTAGTGAGTGCTTACGCACAGAATGCAGCCGATTCGACATCGGCAGTCACCAAGGATGCCGCGCTGGAAGCGGACATTTATCCCGGGCAGGTGGATGGCGACCTCTATCACGGCCTGACCCGGAAGCTCACCTTTGACAGGATGGTTCCCCCGTATGGACTGGAAGTGACATACGACAAGACCACGCACATCATATTCCCATCGGCTGTGCGTTATGTGGATCTTGGTTCGCCTAATCTTGTGGCAGGCAAGGCTGACGGTGCGGAGAATGTCATCCGTGTAAAATCTGTAGTCAGGAATTTCCGTGATGAGACGAACATGTCGGTCATCACCGAAAGCGGCAGTTTCTACACGTTCAATGTCAAGTATTCGGATGAGCCGCTGCTGCTGAACATCGAGATGAAGGATTTCATCCATGACGGCAGCAAGGTGAACCGACCGAACAACGCCCTTGATATCTATCTGAAGGAGCTGGGCAGTGAATCGCCCAAGCTCGTGCAGCTGATAAACCGTAGTATCCACAAGGAGAACAAGCGCCATGTCAAGCACATCGGCAGCAAGGCTTTCGGTATCCAATACCTCCTGCGCGGGATTTACACCCATAACGGGCTGCTTTATTTCCACACGCAGATACGCAACCAATCCAATGTGCCTTTCGAGGTGGATTTCGTGACGTTCAAAATCGTGGACAAAAAAATCATGAAGCGTACAGCCATTCAGGAACAGATAATCTTTCCTCTAAGAGCGCACAATTACGCCACTATGGTGGCCGGAAATAAGGATGAGCGTACCGTGTTCACCTTCGACAAGTTCACCATCCCGGCCGACAAGGTGCTGGTCGTCGAACTGAACGAGAAAAGCGGCGGTCGTCACCAGTCGTTCACCGTGGAGAGCGAGGATATTGTGAGAGCCAGAGTCATCAACGAACTAAAAGTGAAGTAGCCATGCGTAAAGTCATTTGTATGTTAGTAACGGTCGTGTCGCTTGCCCTGTTCTCAGGGCAGGCATACGCCCAACGCTGTCTCCCCGGCATGAAGGGCGTGGAGCTGCGGGGCGGATTTGCGGACGGCTCGAAATCCCCCTTGAACCACTATGCGGGATTCGCGGTATCGGGATATACAAAGAAAGCCAACCGCTGGATCATCGGCGCGGAATATCTGCTGAAGAATTACGAATACCGGAACATATCCGTCCCGCGTGCGCAGTTCACTGCCGAAGGCGGTTACTACCTGAAATTCCTGTCCGACCCGTCCAAGACACTGTTCCTTTCCATCGGCGGATCGGCCCTGGCCGGTTACGAGACCGTGAATTGGGGTGACAGGATGCTGTATGACGGTTCCAGGCTGCTTGCCAAGGACGCTTTTGTCTATGGCGGGGCGATAACATTGGAGCTTGAGACCTATATCACGGACCGTATCGTGCTGCTTGCCAGTATTCGGGAACGTGCCCTGTGGGGTGGCTCGTTATCCGTGCTCACCACACAATTCGGTCTGGGTGTAAGGTTTATGATTGATTAAAAGATTAAGGCTTATGAACATAGAGGAAACAAGAAGGATTCCCATCACGGATTTTCTGGCACGGATGGGGCATGAGCCGACATCCCGGAAAGGAAACGAGTGGTGGTATTCCGCCCCTTACCGGGAGGAACGGACGCCGTCGTTTCGGGTGAACATCCTGAAAAATGTATGGCAGGACTTCGGTATCGGGCGTGGCGGGGACATTTTCAGCCTCGCGGGAGAGTTTACAGGCAGCAGCGATTTCAAGGAGCAGGCCGGATTCATTTCGGAGGTGTTTGGAGGTATTGCGCCAGCGACCGTTTTCCGTCCGAAGGAGAAACGCCCCGAAACCGATCCCGACGAGGAGAGTTGCTTTGTAAAAGTCCGCTTCGGCCCGTTGTATAACAAAGTCCTGCTCAACTACCTGAAAGAGCGCGGCATTTGCAGCGACGTGGCATTGTTCAACTGTGAGGAAGTAAGATATACCTTGCACGGCAAGCGGTATTTCGCCATCGGTTTCAAGAACGTCAGCGGCGGGTACGAACTCCGTACCCGCATGTTCAAGGGCAGTATTTCGCCAAAGGACATCTCGCTGATAGACAACAGCTCGGATACCTGCAATCTTTTCGAGGGTTTCATCGACTATCTCTCGTGGATGATGCTCGGGCTGGGATGCGGTGATGACTACCTCGTGCTGAATTCGGTGGCCCTGCTGGAACGCTCGTATGGTGTTCTTGACAGGTACGAACGGGTCAACTGCTACCTGGACCGGGACGAGGCGGGACGCAGGACGCTGGAAGCTCTCCGCAAACGCTACGGCAACAAGATAGAGGACTGTTCCGCCTTGTACAAGGGATTCAAGGACCTGAACGAATACCTGCAACACAAGGACGGGATTCTGGAATAATAGAAACAACAACCATTAAAACGACAATGAATTATGAAGAAGAAAAATAAATTGAACGCATTTGCCTCTATTTTTTCGGCAATGCTCGTGGCATTGGTGGCAGTGGCCCTGGTGTCCTGTGACAATGAACTGGATGTGCAGCAGGGGTATCCCTTCACGGTGGAGACGATGCCCGTACCTACCCGTATAGTAAAGGGCGAGACCGTGGAAATACGGTGCGGCCTCAAGCGCGAGGGGAGGTTTTCCGATGCCCGGTACACGATCCGTTACTTCCAGCCTGACGGTAAGGGTACGCTCCGCATGGATGACGGGATGGTGTTGCTGCCCAATGACCGCTATCCGCTTGACAGGGAGGTATTCC from Phocaeicola dorei encodes the following:
- a CDS encoding conjugal transfer protein TraO, with amino-acid sequence MRKVICMLVTVVSLALFSGQAYAQRCLPGMKGVELRGGFADGSKSPLNHYAGFAVSGYTKKANRWIIGAEYLLKNYEYRNISVPRAQFTAEGGYYLKFLSDPSKTLFLSIGGSALAGYETVNWGDRMLYDGSRLLAKDAFVYGGAITLELETYITDRIVLLASIRERALWGGSLSVLTTQFGLGVRFMID
- the traN gene encoding conjugative transposon protein TraN gives rise to the protein MKKFFVMLALMAGVVSAYAQNAADSTSAVTKDAALEADIYPGQVDGDLYHGLTRKLTFDRMVPPYGLEVTYDKTTHIIFPSAVRYVDLGSPNLVAGKADGAENVIRVKSVVRNFRDETNMSVITESGSFYTFNVKYSDEPLLLNIEMKDFIHDGSKVNRPNNALDIYLKELGSESPKLVQLINRSIHKENKRHVKHIGSKAFGIQYLLRGIYTHNGLLYFHTQIRNQSNVPFEVDFVTFKIVDKKIMKRTAIQEQIIFPLRAHNYATMVAGNKDERTVFTFDKFTIPADKVLVVELNEKSGGRHQSFTVESEDIVRARVINELKVK
- a CDS encoding DUF3872 domain-containing protein; its protein translation is MLVALVAVALVSCDNELDVQQGYPFTVETMPVPTRIVKGETVEIRCGLKREGRFSDARYTIRYFQPDGKGTLRMDDGMVLLPNDRYPLDREVFRLYYTSECEDQQSIDIYFEDNSEPAQLFQLAFSFNNETEDEDTAVVSTGKGVPVTVVRQ
- a CDS encoding DUF4373 domain-containing protein: MKSVISDNKIIPFLPCYKRTSQLHETKVSDLKTVYGCNGYAVYDYIENEIFRTGNHSLYWCKNMLCRVADYWALSPEEVEKIVEYCIQVDLFNAELYTKYHILTSAEIRQQYNNAGFFMAVNS
- a CDS encoding toprim domain-containing protein, coding for MNIEETRRIPITDFLARMGHEPTSRKGNEWWYSAPYREERTPSFRVNILKNVWQDFGIGRGGDIFSLAGEFTGSSDFKEQAGFISEVFGGIAPATVFRPKEKRPETDPDEESCFVKVRFGPLYNKVLLNYLKERGICSDVALFNCEEVRYTLHGKRYFAIGFKNVSGGYELRTRMFKGSISPKDISLIDNSSDTCNLFEGFIDYLSWMMLGLGCGDDYLVLNSVALLERSYGVLDRYERVNCYLDRDEAGRRTLEALRKRYGNKIEDCSALYKGFKDLNEYLQHKDGILE